In Desulfosporosinus sp. Sb-LF, the following are encoded in one genomic region:
- the galU gene encoding UTP--glucose-1-phosphate uridylyltransferase GalU, with protein MRKIRKAVIPAAGLGTRFLPATKAQPKEMLPIVDKPTIQYIVEEAIRSGIEDIIIVTGRNKRAIEDHFDRSMELEAFLEKHAKDELLDLVQDVARMADIYYVRQKEALGLGHAIYSARKFIGNEPFAVLLGDDVIYSEVPALGQMMNQYERYGASMVGVQEVPLEDTSKYGIVDGEKFADRLYRAKDMIEKPRSEDAPKTRLAIMGRYILNPEIFDILSILEPGKGGEIQLTDGIKELGRYQEILAYEFEGRRYDVGDKLGFVEATIEYALRRGDISEDLMNYLRDLVLRSEIDE; from the coding sequence ATGCGTAAAATTCGTAAAGCAGTGATACCGGCAGCCGGGCTGGGAACCCGTTTTTTGCCAGCAACAAAGGCTCAACCAAAAGAAATGCTGCCCATTGTGGATAAACCAACGATTCAATACATTGTGGAAGAGGCCATTCGATCTGGAATTGAAGATATTATTATTGTTACAGGACGGAATAAACGGGCTATTGAAGACCACTTTGACCGCTCTATGGAATTAGAGGCGTTTTTGGAAAAGCACGCGAAGGATGAGCTTTTGGATTTGGTGCAGGATGTCGCAAGGATGGCAGATATATATTATGTGCGTCAAAAAGAAGCGCTAGGCTTGGGGCATGCAATCTATAGTGCCCGGAAATTTATAGGAAACGAACCCTTTGCAGTTCTTCTAGGGGATGATGTTATCTATTCAGAAGTGCCTGCGCTGGGGCAAATGATGAATCAATATGAGCGTTATGGAGCAAGCATGGTAGGGGTCCAAGAAGTTCCGCTTGAGGATACGTCTAAATATGGTATTGTCGATGGCGAAAAGTTTGCGGATCGGCTTTATCGAGCTAAGGATATGATAGAAAAACCTCGGTCAGAGGATGCACCGAAAACTCGCTTAGCCATTATGGGCCGATATATCCTAAATCCGGAGATTTTTGATATTTTGAGCATTCTTGAACCGGGCAAGGGTGGAGAGATTCAGCTCACAGATGGGATTAAGGAGCTGGGTCGCTATCAGGAAATTCTGGCCTATGAATTCGAAGGTCGGAGGTATGATGTCGGAGATAAACTGGGTTTTGTGGAAGCGACCATCGAGTATGCACTGCGTCGAGGGGACATTTCAGAGGATCTCATGAATTATTTGCGGGATTTAGTTCTAAGATCGGAAATTGATGAATAG
- a CDS encoding methyl-accepting chemotaxis protein, whose product MGLKKRRLGFQVTALMLFIALAAGVVGAIGIYGMSQMHNTSDQVYKQDVVPMNLLSEMHFHAQAYRTNVALAVSARTSEEFQKFVAQANQQETQLEEHMAAYETIARSVEEDDSWKKFKAAWKDYLEAAQVTIKASDLGRVDEAKANMFGIAGTKNQLAGDMLQKMVDTKLEKVDTNSMTKMSLIFKKSSSISIILVVIDVIVSIFIGWALSRSLTKMMNHLLQNANEIALGDIARKKKAPWKVWNHEEFELQKSFGDMVFSLRDTMTKVAEMANDLAKTAQEMRLGAEQSARAAEQVATSASDIATDAEISVTEMTENHERMTQVIDQLNQTERHAEKVSLASGRSAELSRNGNIALGQVVQQMNEIESQVHSLSQVIGDVDEKSEEIAQTVQIIDSIAQQTNLLALNAAIEAARAGENGRGFAVVAEEVRKLAEQVQTSLVDISQRVQEMQQASRSAHQGMKTSVDSVNKGSSYLKEISTQFTVILGSVEESAELAQDIEKTVRKVQQDGEHIKAGMQMVVNKAESTSAGTQTTAAAAEQQNASVEELFASAESLNELARNLKDLIGYFKL is encoded by the coding sequence TTGGGTCTAAAAAAACGGAGACTTGGATTCCAAGTAACGGCATTAATGCTATTTATTGCTTTAGCGGCGGGCGTCGTGGGTGCAATTGGGATTTATGGAATGTCTCAAATGCACAATACCTCGGATCAGGTCTATAAACAGGATGTCGTTCCCATGAACCTGCTCTCGGAAATGCATTTTCATGCCCAGGCCTATCGAACGAATGTAGCATTGGCGGTCAGCGCGCGTACGTCTGAAGAATTTCAGAAGTTTGTGGCTCAAGCCAATCAACAAGAGACCCAATTAGAAGAACATATGGCTGCATACGAAACCATTGCAAGATCGGTAGAAGAGGATGACTCTTGGAAAAAGTTTAAAGCCGCTTGGAAAGATTATTTAGAGGCGGCTCAAGTTACAATTAAAGCTTCAGATTTAGGCCGAGTGGACGAGGCTAAAGCCAATATGTTCGGGATAGCAGGAACGAAGAATCAGTTAGCTGGGGATATGCTCCAAAAGATGGTTGATACCAAATTGGAGAAGGTAGATACCAACAGCATGACAAAAATGAGTTTGATTTTCAAAAAATCATCCTCTATTTCTATTATTCTTGTTGTAATTGATGTTATAGTCAGCATTTTTATCGGCTGGGCCTTAAGTCGATCCCTCACTAAGATGATGAATCATTTACTGCAAAATGCCAACGAAATTGCGTTAGGAGACATAGCCCGCAAGAAAAAAGCTCCTTGGAAAGTTTGGAACCATGAAGAATTTGAACTGCAAAAGTCCTTTGGAGATATGGTGTTTTCTCTGAGAGATACCATGACGAAGGTAGCGGAAATGGCTAACGATTTAGCTAAAACGGCCCAAGAGATGCGTTTAGGTGCGGAACAATCCGCTCGGGCCGCTGAACAAGTGGCTACATCGGCAAGCGATATAGCTACTGACGCAGAAATTTCAGTCACAGAAATGACGGAAAACCATGAACGGATGACTCAAGTAATAGATCAACTGAATCAAACAGAACGGCATGCTGAAAAAGTAAGTCTTGCATCTGGGCGTTCCGCTGAGCTTTCGCGCAATGGAAATATTGCCTTGGGACAAGTGGTTCAGCAAATGAACGAAATAGAAAGTCAGGTTCACAGCCTAAGCCAAGTAATTGGAGATGTGGATGAAAAGTCAGAGGAGATCGCCCAGACGGTACAAATAATTGATAGCATTGCGCAACAAACAAACCTTTTAGCCTTAAACGCTGCCATCGAAGCGGCACGTGCAGGGGAAAACGGCCGTGGGTTTGCAGTGGTGGCAGAAGAAGTGCGTAAACTTGCAGAACAAGTCCAAACAAGCTTAGTCGATATTTCTCAGCGAGTACAGGAAATGCAACAGGCTTCTCGGAGCGCCCATCAAGGAATGAAAACGAGCGTAGATAGTGTGAACAAAGGAAGTTCCTACTTAAAGGAGATTTCTACCCAATTCACAGTAATTCTTGGCTCAGTAGAAGAAAGTGCTGAGTTAGCTCAGGATATAGAAAAGACTGTACGGAAAGTACAACAGGATGGAGAACATATAAAGGCTGGCATGCAAATGGTTGTAAATAAGGCCGAATCCACCTCCGCAGGTACCCAAACTACGGCCGCAGCGGCAGAACAACAAAACGCTTCAGTCGAGGAATTGTTTGCCTCGGCTGAAAGCTTAAATGAATTGGCAAGAAATTTAAAAGACTTAATCGGTTATTTCAAATTATAG
- the clpP gene encoding ATP-dependent Clp endopeptidase proteolytic subunit ClpP — protein MGYLVPMVVEQTNRGERSYDIYSRLLKDRIIFLGGAIDDDVSNLVVAQLLFLEAEDPEKDINLYINSPGGSITAGMAIYDTMQYIRSDVRTICIGMAASMGAFLLAAGAKGKRVALPNSEVLIHQPLIGGHGLSGQATEIEIHARQLLRTKAKMNRILSERTGQPLERVEKDTDRDYYMTAEEAKEYGLVDQVLEKVELAKESKE, from the coding sequence ATGGGTTATCTCGTCCCAATGGTTGTGGAACAAACAAATCGTGGGGAACGTTCCTACGATATTTATTCTCGGCTTCTCAAAGACCGTATTATTTTTCTCGGGGGAGCTATAGACGATGATGTTTCTAATCTTGTAGTTGCACAATTGCTCTTCCTCGAAGCAGAAGATCCTGAAAAAGATATCAATCTGTACATCAACAGTCCGGGTGGTTCAATCACAGCCGGAATGGCCATCTATGATACCATGCAATACATCCGTTCGGATGTTCGGACAATTTGTATTGGGATGGCAGCCAGCATGGGAGCATTCCTTCTAGCTGCTGGTGCGAAAGGGAAGCGGGTCGCTTTGCCTAATTCAGAAGTCTTAATTCATCAGCCGTTAATCGGTGGGCACGGGCTCTCTGGACAAGCGACGGAAATCGAAATTCATGCAAGGCAGTTGCTCAGAACTAAGGCCAAGATGAACAGAATTCTCTCGGAAAGAACAGGACAGCCACTTGAGCGGGTTGAAAAAGACACAGATCGTGACTATTACATGACGGCTGAAGAAGCCAAAGAATATGGTCTTGTGGACCAAGTCTTAGAAAAAGTAGAACTTGCTAAGGAAAGCAAAGAGTAA
- a CDS encoding P-II family nitrogen regulator, translating into MKKIEAIIRPGKLDNVKDALGNHGVNGLTVTQVIGCGKQKGHTQIYRGVEYTVHLIPKVKIEIVVMDQYVEEIIQVIRQEARTGEIGDGKIFVSNVENCYTIRTGDSGEKAI; encoded by the coding sequence ATGAAGAAAATTGAGGCGATTATCCGTCCAGGAAAGCTGGACAATGTGAAAGATGCGTTAGGTAATCACGGTGTCAACGGTTTGACGGTGACTCAAGTAATTGGGTGTGGCAAACAAAAGGGGCACACGCAGATATATCGGGGTGTGGAGTATACAGTCCATCTCATCCCTAAGGTTAAGATTGAAATTGTTGTTATGGACCAATACGTAGAAGAGATAATCCAAGTAATTAGGCAAGAAGCACGAACAGGCGAGATTGGAGACGGAAAGATCTTTGTGTCCAACGTGGAAAATTGTTATACGATAAGAACTGGGGATAGTGGAGAAAAGGCGATATAG